The region TTGCGTGCGGTCTTCTCGTCCATGCCCGACCTCCGTGCCGATCTAGCCAGATTCCAACCTTGGGCCAACAATTGTCGCAGGGTTCGCACTTGCCTGTCCTTGACCATCGCAACCTCCTGTGAATTAAGGAGTTGCGATTATCTCCCAAACGCCCGGATCCGGGAATTCTAATTGTCGCTCCCCCGGTCCCCCCGGACGCCCGAAGCCGGGATTTCTAATTGTCGCCCGGCGGGAAAAATAGTTGTCGCTAGACAACCCTGCGAACCACTCGCCTGCTCCCGCGGAAGCTCTGCCAGTGCCTGCTGTGCTCGAACCTGGACACACGCCCGCGCCAAAAAATACCCCGGCCACTTTTTTGGATCAGAAAACCGGCGATCGAGCGGGTGCCCGCTGGCCTGTGCCCTTATGGTTTCAATTGCCCGCGACCACAAATGCTCCACAAGCTCATCGTCGGTGAGGTTCTCTTCCGCCGGACTCCAGAGTTTCCCGAGGACTTCGTGATAGGCGGTTCCAAGCCACGCCTTTGGGTTTCCCAACACACAACTTCGTAGTGAGGGAATGCGAGACAATGCCGCTTGCAATGGGCAATTGCGCAGCGTTTCTGCCAAGCTAGGACTGACGGCCGCGATAGGTTCAAGCTCGATTTGGGCCGAGGCGTCGTTGGCATCAGTCATTACGAATACGGCCTTCGAAGTATCTCGAATATCGATTTGAATTCAATTTCGGTGGCCCCAGTGGCGAGTGCTTGGGCATAGGCATTCGCCAGTTGTGGACCAAATCTGTTTGGATCGCAATCCCACAAAGGATGAACAATGATCTCGACGAAGTCGCCGTCTTGGCCAGCAACCAAACCGCCAAATTGAGCTGGCTGCAGCCCGACGGCTTGAAAATATGGGCCCGCTGCGATCTGGTCGAGCCCGTGCCAATAGGGTGCTGAAAAGTCAATAGTTGCGTTCGCATCGAGGGCCAACCGAGTCATGTCAAGGGCGATGCGCCAGTCAAGAATATTATGAAACACCAAATTACTGAAATCTCGCAGGCAGTCCGGGCACGAAGTGCGGCAGTCGCTGCGATGAGGGTCGCTGACAATCGGCATGTGAAAGTCCGGCACGGTTTGTCCAATGATGTAGCGCAGCAAATCCTCCGCGACGGCCGGATCGCCATATACTGAACTGTAGCCGGCCCCGTTCTCCAAACTATCGGAGACGAACACCTGGCCGATCACCTCTCCCGCTGAGTCCTGCATCACACGGATACCGATCTTGATTTCTCTTTCATCAATATCGAGACGAACCGCGATAGCACGCCGCAACAGATAGCCGAATGAAAGGAGTGCTGCTCGACCATGAACATCAAGCGGGGAGCATTGTAGGCCGACCGGTAAAGGGTGCTGTATTCCCAGTACAAGCACGTTTGTCGGTTTGATCGAAGCTAGTGCTCGCCGGTCAATCTGCCCGCCCGTGGCTAATACAGATGCCGGGTTGGCGATTCCCGATCGCTCAAGTGCCTGGCGAGTCACCCACGTTTCCCCCTGCGAAAGTCGTTCGAAGTCGAAGAACTGGCCGTCATTGTCGTTGACGACAAAGACGGTGTCTGAATCGGACCATACTTCGAAGTTTGCCTGGGGGGTGAGATTAATGTTCCTGAAACCGACACGCGGATGTGACCCGC is a window of Phycisphaerae bacterium DNA encoding:
- a CDS encoding PD-(D/E)XK nuclease family protein produces the protein MTDANDASAQIELEPIAAVSPSLAETLRNCPLQAALSRIPSLRSCVLGNPKAWLGTAYHEVLGKLWSPAEENLTDDELVEHLWSRAIETIRAQASGHPLDRRFSDPKKWPGYFLARACVQVRAQQALAELPREQASGSQGCLATTIFPAGRQLEIPASGVRGDRGSDN